caggagcagcctgggagggaGCACTCACCCTGTCACTAGCGCTCCAGCCTGTTGACCACGTCGCGCACGGTGGCGATGAGGTTCTCGTTCTCCTGGGGGTTGGCCAGGATGATGCTGTGCAGTCTGTTCATGTAGGAATCGATCGTCTCCATCGTCGGGGTTTCCCCGCTGCCTACAGTGAATGAGCCACAAGGTGCTTTGATGACCACAGCAATTCAAACAAGTTAACACTATGCTAAGGGTAATTTGTGCCAACACACAAACTGCTCTTGTGACAGATTCTGCTAAACAATGTCCTCCTAACTCCACAAAGTGAGTAGTTCCAAGGATATCAGGACTAATGAAGCATGGCTCTCTTTTATTTGGGTCGCATAGTTGATTATAACAAACTCTTTCAACTGGGCATTCATAGAATCTAAGCAGGTTCCCTGGCAGCTGACAATACAGACACAGCCTTTATTTTAATCAAGGAACTTGTACGTCCTGTCTATTCTATTCAGTAACATTTTCATAAAACAAGTGAAGGAGAGCCAGGACTGAATATGTCTCACTTTATTAGGAAGAGTCGGagcaataagaaaataaatgtcatgTTGAAATAAAGCACTGACTCTACACTTCTCCCTGCATGCATTTTAGTATTTCATTATCCCATGCAACAAAAGCTCAGAAACAGCCAAGAGCACAGAAGTACAAGAGCagcctgtggtggtgttcacaggggtctcaggacaagggaagagacgagaatcttgactccatgtttcagaaggctgatttattcttttatgatatatattatattaaaagaaaattatatattgaagctttactaaaagaatagaagaaaggatcaatcagaaggctagcatggaatagaaaggaatgataataaaatcttgtgactgaccagagagtccaagacagctggactgtgattggccattaatcaaAAACAACCatatgagaccaatcacagatgcacctgttgcattccacagcagcagataattattgtgTACATTTTATTCTGGCTGGCTCCCTCATTGtgtgatgaggatgaggattAGGGTGGCTTTGAATGCAATGCAGAGGAGCATTAATTCTGAGGCTGAGAAAGTTAGAAGGATGAATAGTTGAGCTAGGATTACTGTGTGGCAAAGATTCGTTTGTGGGTGACGGGTTCTTGTTCTAGGTGATTTTGGCTTGCTATGATTATGAAGGAGAGGAGTCAGCATGAAAGGACTTGCAGGGGGAAGGAGATTCAGTCAATGGATGTTCAGGGGGTTAGGCCTTTGTTTGTGTAATAtgttctcagcttctcaggagaaaaaatcctaacaaacggatttttcataaaatatgtctgtgacagcagccCACAACACAATATAAACACGAGCAGTTTGATGTCCCAGGCCCACCTGGCAGCGGGACTGCAGCGAAGCTGCTGGTGAGGGCCTGCCTCAGgctctccaggtgctgctgcagcactgtgtTGCGGCTCCGCTCCTGGATCACATCCACCTCCAGCTTCTCCACGGCCGTGCGCATGCTCTCCACGTGCTTCTGCAGCGCCGCGTTCCGCTCCTCAAACTCCATGTTGGATTTGCGCAGCTGCCGCAGCTCCGCCTCACGGGCTGCCAACACCAACCCATCCCAGAGAGTCAGAATCTGCTACAAACATCTCTAGGACCAGCAGGCAATGAGACAGAATGTTCTGGAGTGCTCAGCGGATAATTACAAATGGTGCCGTTGTGGTTTATAGATAAAGAGCATCACATCATGGAGTGACAACAGCACCTACAGTGGCACTTTACAGAGATCATTCCTAGAGAGAAAGACAACTAGGAAAACATTCAAAGCATCAGAATGGAAATGAATGGGGGAACTGATCAGGGAGGAAGACTGCAAGGCTGATTTCAAATGCAATCAGCATGACAAAGTTTAGTGGCTAAGAATCCTGCAATCAAGACACCAGTTACAAAAATCTTCTGTTGACCATAGAAAGTATCTGAATCTAAATTGTGTTCAGTCAAGAAAGTCTTCAAGAAAACTGGCAAAAAATACTTAACTCTTGAGACACACAGATATGAAAACTAAACAGAGTAACAGAAAATATATCAGTGTAATCTTCCACATATGGGGGGAAATAAAATACTGCTAACTGGCCTCAATCACTATCAGGATACATCTCAGATATTTCTTAGTCCTATAGAACAGCAGACAGTTTGAACTGGCTGGAATAAACATTAGAAACATTCTCAAAAAAGGCTAATTTGGGAAGACAATGCCAggaaaaactgcttttcagCCATTGTGTATATACAGAGGTAAGGTAATAGCAGAAACTATACCCAAGTCTTTATGTGAGCTGAGATGGGAGGAGTGCAAGGACTCTTCAGCTGGACAGCATTTGCCAAAAATTTTggaaaagcaaagaggaaagTATCCTAGAAAAGTTAAAATTACCTTTACTATGATTCAGGAACTCTTCTGTGAAGATTGGGATATCAAAGACAGATCTTTCCTTTGTATCTGCTTCTTTCTACAACAGAACAAGTAATAATGTAGCTaaacagtttgttttcaggaaTTCATTTAACTGTTTTGATCATGAGAATAAAAGGCCAAGGAGACCAAAACCTGAGGCAGCTAAAAGCTGTATGGATTAAAGACACTTCCAGCCCCTAGAAGGCCAAAGGAAGTGTCTTAGATTTTCAAGATATAGGTTTAATCAAACCATCATTAAGAAAGAACATACAACGTACTAAAATATACTCTTTCATCCTAATGGCATTATACATGAGAAtcattcattattattttaaattattattattatttaaactATCTATCTGAATGCATTCATATTTTCCACCATCAACTAACTGACATATTCTGAAATAGTCTTTACAGGAATATCAACAAACAGGAGACAGAGTGAGCAAAATGCACCATAGGTTTCATGGCTCTTGGCCTTTCAACAcgaaagagaaaaaacaaaaaacacttgTAAATCAGGAAATGCTCTATAACTTAGTCAAAAAACTGTACATAATGTGATTTGACTCAAGGCAAAAACCCCCTACTATAACATACTTCAGTCACCACTTCTAAATCAACAGGAATTAATGCTTGTTTTAGCACCTGAATCATTATGGACAAAGCCAATGTAAATTTTGTTTGATAAACTGTAGCAACTACAATCAATCTGTAACTTAACACAGAAATAAAGTTAAGCAGGAAAGAGTGTGGAGAACAAAAGCTTTTCACAACTCTCAAACACCATGGCTGAAAATGAATCAAACTCAACATCCAGAATTGCAGTGTTACACGTGGCTGGTGTCCTCCAGCAGACAACCCCAATGTCTGACAGCTGATAAGGGAATTCTGGCCCCTGAGTTCAGGGTACCATGGTGCTGTCTGCCACAGAGGGGTACCTGAATGCCAGCTGACAACCaaccaggacagacaggactaGATGGAACTACAGCTACTCTGTTTTGCCCTGAGGAGACAGACTGTCCATTGATTGCCTTTAAAGATAAGCTAGCTTTTATTGTGTGGCACAATTACAGCTGAGGAGCTCTGTATTTACTGAGTGAGAAATCAAACCTCACTTGGCCTGAATCAGCTGGAGACACGTGAGAAACAGGGAAGACTGGAGAGAAGGGCAACTCTTCCTAGCTCTGTGATGCACAGTAGGATTTATTTAGGGTTTATGATCACACCTGCTTTTCACTGAAGTTTTTGTACGTGCTGCTACAGGGCAAAGGTCTCAAGAGtatatttagaaagaaaagacatACACAGAAGTGTGAATAATCCATTTGTTTTGTCTGAACGCTGCCTAGATGGCTAAGAATTTCACCCCAGAATCCAGGATCTCAAAACTAATGTGCACTAAAATGTTGGCAGTTATGAAGCTTGGTTAGAACACTTATAAAACATCCATTTTAAACATTCTAATTTGTGCTCACTGTTACTACCTGTGTGCAAAGAGCCACTGGCTGGGATCATCACTGGCTCCTACAGAATAGATGGTGGAAgagacagcactgccaggaaaaGATATTCTCTTTGCAGCCCTAGGTTGCAAAGGTTCTTCagacaaaaaccaaaaatattaaGGCTTTAGATGTAACTGCCCAGCTTCCAAAAGGCAAGAAATTCTGCTAAGCAGAAGAGTGATCATTAAAACCATCAGCACTCTCCCATTACAAAATACATTACCCAGCACATAAAAGATCCTCTTGAGAACCCCAAAGTACTTAAGCCACTCTGAGGTTCACTGAAGATTAAAATCCTCATTTAAAAGGCTTTGATTACCTCCTACTGGAAAGGACCCAGTCTGTTCAGTTCACGAATCATTTAGTCATCCCTCAAACCAAAAGAGAATCAGAATTCTTCCTATCATTTACCTTAAATAAGACTGAGATGCTTCAAGAGTCAACAATCTCATCTGGTTATTAAAACTGAGGCTGAACTCTGAAGATTCTGCAATGAATCAGGCTTGAAGTTCTTAGAGACTTGGTGAAGTATGGTAATGAGACTGCtgagattttggggggtttaAGCTCACTTTTGCTGCCATGGTCAGGCTGCTGACAGTGGAAGGAACAGATATAATAAATGTACTACCCCATTAAGTGTTTCCAGAGTAGGCACCACCAGGCAACCCCTGCTCTCCTCAGTCTGTGTGCAGACACCTTTGAAAGCTTTCCAATAACAAGTGTAACTGAGTGCATGATGCCAGACCCACTTGGAATCAAGCAGcttgagaaaataaacaataacAGAACAATGGAGAACAATTATCCAGGGGTTTAGTCACTGCTGATGACAACAGTTCCACTGTATATTGCTATATGTGATATTTATGAAACTAGAatttgaaggaagaaaaatgttctATTTCATGCATATAGATGAGCTCAGGGACAGTGTGTGCATGTTTTTCAAGGCAATATCTATTATAAGTTCTCTCTCATCCTTtagttattttttattgtaatCGGTATATGAATTGTCCATCATGAAACTCTTTAGAGGTCAACTCTATGTACAATGTTGAAAATATCTTCAACACCGACTCACAGAAACCACATCAGTAAACACTTAAGttgaggaagggaaagaaaaaagcttttttgatcctattttcttatattctctcaagaaataatttcatcagCTTGTACCTGCTAATCACAAACACAGCAACAGAAGTCAGTGTGGACAGGAGAAAGCAGCAAGATGACAAAGAGCTTTAGCCTCACTTCCAATAACAACGTGAGCAGATACTTCTAAAAGCAATCTAAGCTTTTCTGCTTATTCCCCTCCTATACAGGATTATAATACTTGACTTCCCTGCACAAAAGATGCAAAAGCACATCAGGTGATAAGCATGTGggatattataaatataaaggTGAAAAACACCAAGTAGTCAAAGGCACAGTTCAGAGCAGGATGTCTGACTGACAGGTTGATGTTCAGCTGTATCTGATGAAGCTTAAATGTCCTGCAGGGTGAGGAGAATTCATTTTTTACTGCATTTATGATGTGAAACATCAGCAATGATAGCTTGAATCAGAAGGGTAAGAGGGAAGACTCCAAATTTGTAGTCTGCCACCTATATAACTTAAACAATATGTAACAGTCACAGACAACCTAGAACTTGAGGCCTTCAGTTTATGTACAATTAGAGACAAACTTTGATTCAGTGATTGTAGAATCAGAAGACTTGGGGACCATGTACATCCAAAGGATAATCTCACTGCAAGCACTTCCTTTAGGAGTTAATAAAAGGCATATAAAAAACATGCTACCAAAACATTGTCCTGAAAGTGAAAGGTACTTTCCTTCAAGACCAGTAGCTGCCTCTCAGCAGTGCTCAGCCTTGTCACTATTGTAATGAACACATTAGAAGCAAACTGGATTGCTTTCCCAAGGCAAAAAGCCtcacaaagaaaaacagatcTTTCAGAAAGCCCTATTGCTTACAAGTGAAGAGGCTGTGTATAATCAAGATTATTTTCCCTGCTCTTTGTTTGCAATTTATTGGTAACCATTACAGAAGCACTGTGGCCCTAGGTGATACAACTGGAGAAAGCTGCAGTGTTTCAAGGAGAGAGAAATCACAGTCAGCCAGGACACATGAGATTTGTGGTAAGATGCCTGTGCTGTAGCTGATGAGCTCCAGACATTATCACTCTGACATTATATGCAGAGGGCaagggagggcaggagagggTTTAAGCCAGAGATTTTCCAGTTATTTGGTTGCTTTACCCATTTTCTTCTCAAGGAAGCCACAAGCATTTGTGCTACTGCAAAAAATTAGTACCTGAGAACAGCCACCTAAAGGTGCTGACTTGGCAGGCTTTTGGAGGTCTCACACTGTTTTTAAGTTCTTAACATTCCATTACAAAACAGACCAATGTTTTCAGTGTATACTATGCTCCATTCCATCATTTGTACCTGTCCAAGACTCATCAAATTGAGTTTTGTCATACCAATGAGTGTAAGAATACTCAGTCATTTCTAACTTTCCAAAACCTGCATCAGGAAGAGTTCCTTCCTTACTAACCTGCATTAGTAAGGAAGAATTCACACTCAAGTTCTGATAAACTGGGTTTTGACTTCACTAAAAGTTTTTTTTCACCTGAAAATAATCCACTGATGTAAATGTAGAACTAAAGAGGGTTACCTCATGATCATGAGCTGGCTGTCTTGCTCcatctgaaagagaaaacaagcaaGAAGTCtctcaaaataaacaaaatttaagAAAACAAGAAGCAAAGAATTAAGGCAGTTACACAACCCTAATTACACAACAATTCTAGACAGACTTGTGCAGATCTCCTACAAAgccacagagaagctgtgcttAACTTTGATGTTCTTAAAGCATATCCTCCAACACAATCTAGACACAGTTAAATTCACCCAAGTCTAATTCCCTTTACACACAGCTGAGGTAAATGCCACAGAAAGAACATATTCACTTTTTAACCAGCCTTTAAATCCAAGGCTTTTAAGGAGTGCCAGGCTGCGTGGCTGGCAGGGAATCTTCTATTGTTCTAGCCAGGCACATGCTTTTGTCCCATTCAATACCTTGTCTGTGTGATTTGCCTTTTTGTCTGTCCTGTGCTTTCCTGCTGAAGACTTTGTAGGCTTCAGTCTTCTGGTactgctccagctccctcatGTAGCGCTCCTTGTCCCTGTCTGCTTCGTCCAGGTAGCGCTGAAACAAAAAAGTCCCAGGGTTTCAGGGAGTTCCCTCCCCTtcaggaggaagggaagaaaaacaacttGTTAAATGAAGTGCTGATCCATTTCACCTATGCAAACAGGAGAGGAGTGAAGAAACAATGAAGTGGAACGACAAAAGATCTCTGGATAAATACTGTATTCTGGTGtcccattttctctcttttttataATAACtattctcttaatttttttttgctaggcCTAGGAGTAACTTGCTACCCTACTCAACTGAACATTGCCAACATGTTACAGACCAGACACTTCAGAATTCCTGTTCTGTGGCTAGGAGGAAGTGCTGCCAAACAATAACATCTTATCAGATAATAGATGAGATGATGCTTTATGGTTCAGACCTATAACAGCAGAGTTCCAAACACACACTTGTTTTCAGGCCCCACAGACAAAAAAGCACCACGAAaaagctggcacagctgagaggTGAACAAAACATCATGGCTATTGCAAAGAGCAGTGTAAAGATAAAAAAAACCTGGTTTTAATTGATATAATCTAGCTGCATTTTGGTTTAtagaaaaatttttaatttatataatcCATCTGCATTTTGGTTAACAGAAGCCTTTTTTTATTGGCCTGAAGGCATTTCACACATCTGCAAGACAGAATGAGCTTAGCTGGAAAATTCTTTGAGGGAACTGATGAACTGAAAAACATTTAATGAATGGTCACAAGGCTTACTAATGGGATCCTCTCAAGAAAAAGAGTCGCCTTCCCAATTTTTTCTCCAAATGAGTTTAAAATTCAATGAATGTAAGAATTAAATCAGTGAACCTTAGTCACTTGGTGTTCTCTAAGTCATCATGGCAATACCTGTAAGTTATGATTTCCATACATTTGCAACACAGTTTTGACCTGGCTGATGACAATAGTATCATTCTGGATTGAGCTGCAAATTTAGTGATGCTTTTGAGTTGGCACTGCTTTTGGACATGTTATTTCTCTGTAAGAtattaaatctttttttccaCCTCCAGCAATGCGTTGCTGAAAGGGCTCAGCAGTCTTCCCTTGACCTGCTCTGAGTTAGAAACTTACAGCTTTACTTGAGGACAGATTCCCTGGGGATTTAAAAAGCAGCATACAGAAGAGAGATTTGAACTCAATTTCCTTTTTCAGGTTAAAAATCTGCCTGAGACATGATAGGAATATGTTAAAGTGCAGGGAACAGAGGGGCAGATGTCTTTTACCATTCTCTCCCAGCAGACATTTTCATTACCACAAGACATCTTCTCCATGGATGTAAATTTCCAACCTTACACAGGAGCAATCCTGACTTTTCTCTAAGCAACATCACGCTCACTATCCCTGTTACCAAATCAATAGCTTTGCCTTGCCACATATTTTCCATTATGGTTCAATCACAGTGCCTATGCACCATTTTATATCATCTGTAAGTGGTATTCTACAAGCTTAGTAAAAAGCAACAAAAGGAAATCTTGGTTTTTTGTGTCATCTCATTATCATTACacccttaaaatatttttctaagttCAAATATGAAGATTAAATTCATATGAGAGCATTCAGTAGCAGTATGATTCAAAAACTGCTTTGCAGAAATCTCCGACTGGCAATCAGGAGTGGACAGTAAGACAGCAAGACATTAATTAGCAATTAACCCATTAACAAGGTTCTCTCAAGAAGGCCCTTAAAACCAGCCCAAACACGGCCTTGAGCTTCATTCACTTGTCagatagtgcagaaggccaCAGGACTCCCAGTTAGGAGACATCGCATTTCAAGACTTTGGCTTTATATGTCTCAGATGTATCTGAGTTGGTACAGCAGAGTTACATACAGATGAACGGTGGGATGTCTCATTAGAGCAATGCCTCCATTCTGGATGTATTCTTGCCTTACCTATAGGATACAGCTCTCCTCAAGTCCCCCCTGGAGGAGATGCCACGGCCCTGCCAGGATGCATCATGTGAACCCGTGGCCCTCATTTTGAAATAGCCTCCTAAACACGATTTCAACCACCAGCCCGTGTCACCCTCCTCACTAACAACATTCCCACGCAGCAGCAAGGACAAGGAAGTGCAGTGGTACCCGCTTCTCCTCAGGGGGCAGCTTGCTCCACTCATTGCCCAGCATCCTGGTGATCTCAGGGAAAGGCACCTCCGGCCGCTTCGCCCGCAGCTGCTCCCTGCGCTCGTTCATGAAGCGCACGTACCCGGTCA
The Melospiza georgiana isolate bMelGeo1 chromosome 13, bMelGeo1.pri, whole genome shotgun sequence genome window above contains:
- the HMG20A gene encoding high mobility group protein 20A, which codes for MENLVAGSNLPPLFTDEDGSKEGAEINVTGLANSESSFSGGASQPVNNPDLVEDLSQAQQQQNESSNAAETTEQKPEEEQQRTKRGGWAKGRKRKKPLRDSNAPKSPLTGYVRFMNERREQLRAKRPEVPFPEITRMLGNEWSKLPPEEKRRYLDEADRDKERYMRELEQYQKTEAYKVFSRKAQDRQKGKSHRQDGARQPAHDHEKEADTKERSVFDIPIFTEEFLNHSKAREAELRQLRKSNMEFEERNAALQKHVESMRTAVEKLEVDVIQERSRNTVLQQHLESLRQALTSSFAAVPLPGSGETPTMETIDSYMNRLHSIILANPQENENLIATVRDVVNRLER